A window from Variovorax sp. PBL-E5 encodes these proteins:
- a CDS encoding acetyl-CoA carboxylase biotin carboxylase subunit — protein sequence MAAFHKVLVANRGAVASRVIRALRQLGIASVAVHSEADRDLPYVAEADQSVGIGPAAPRESYLCIEKIIDAARETGADAIHPGYGFLAENADFAQRVIDAGLCFIGPSPKWIREMGHKTHARKLAQAWGLPTGRGTDVIGVDDPDLHERAAELGFPVMVKPAAGGGGIGMLRVDSLAQLDDALRTARSAAERGFGVGDVYLEKLLVQPRHVEIQLIGDAHGNVAHLFDRDCSVQRRNQKVIEEAPAPGIAASRRLQVITQAAAALAKAGYDNIGTLEMLLSSTGEFSFLEMNTRLQVEHGVTEEVTGVDLVAAQIRSAAGERLPDILPPSIDVRGHAIEARVCAEDPLRFFPSTGTLATFRPPSGEGIRIETGYAEGNAVTPFYDSLIAKVIVHAPTRDAAIGKLSEALAAFDIAGVKTNIPAIQLVLASDDFQQGQVHTGLMQACIDAAKKSRSST from the coding sequence ATGGCGGCATTCCACAAAGTCCTGGTGGCCAACCGAGGCGCCGTGGCGTCGCGCGTGATTCGCGCACTCCGGCAGCTCGGCATCGCGTCGGTGGCCGTCCATTCCGAAGCGGATCGCGATCTGCCCTATGTCGCCGAAGCGGACCAGTCGGTCGGCATCGGGCCGGCCGCGCCGCGCGAGAGCTACCTGTGCATCGAGAAGATCATCGACGCCGCGCGCGAGACAGGGGCCGATGCCATCCATCCCGGCTACGGCTTTCTGGCCGAGAACGCGGACTTCGCGCAGCGCGTGATCGATGCCGGCCTCTGCTTCATCGGGCCCTCGCCGAAGTGGATCCGCGAGATGGGCCACAAGACCCACGCCCGCAAGCTCGCGCAGGCCTGGGGCCTGCCGACGGGCCGCGGCACCGACGTGATCGGCGTCGACGACCCGGACCTGCACGAGCGCGCCGCAGAGCTGGGCTTTCCCGTCATGGTGAAGCCTGCGGCCGGCGGTGGCGGCATCGGCATGCTGCGCGTCGACTCGCTCGCCCAGCTCGACGACGCATTGCGCACCGCGCGATCGGCCGCCGAGCGCGGCTTCGGTGTCGGGGACGTCTACCTGGAGAAGCTTCTGGTGCAACCGCGGCACGTCGAGATCCAGCTGATCGGCGATGCGCACGGCAACGTGGCCCATCTCTTCGATCGCGACTGCTCCGTGCAGCGGCGCAATCAGAAGGTCATCGAGGAGGCACCCGCGCCGGGCATCGCGGCGAGCCGGCGCCTGCAGGTGATCACGCAGGCCGCGGCGGCGCTGGCGAAGGCCGGCTACGACAACATCGGCACGCTCGAGATGCTGCTGTCGTCGACCGGCGAGTTCAGCTTCCTGGAGATGAACACCCGTCTTCAGGTGGAGCACGGCGTGACCGAAGAGGTGACCGGCGTGGACCTCGTGGCGGCCCAGATCCGAAGCGCGGCCGGCGAACGCCTGCCCGACATCCTGCCGCCGTCGATCGATGTGCGGGGCCATGCCATCGAGGCGCGCGTCTGCGCCGAAGATCCGCTGCGCTTCTTCCCGTCGACCGGCACGCTCGCGACCTTCCGGCCGCCATCGGGCGAGGGCATCCGCATCGAGACCGGCTATGCCGAAGGCAATGCGGTGACGCCGTTCTACGACTCGCTCATCGCCAAGGTGATCGTGCATGCGCCGACGCGGGATGCCGCGATCGGCAAGCTGAGCGAGGCGCTGGCCGCGTTCGACATCGCCGGCGTCAAGACGAACATCCCTGCGATCCAGCTGGTGCTGGCCAGCGATGACTTCCAGCAGGGCCAGGTGCACACCGGTCTGATGCAGGCCTGCATCGACGCCGCGAAGAAAAGCAGGAGCAGCACGTGA